The following proteins come from a genomic window of Natronosalvus vescus:
- the glpK gene encoding glycerol kinase GlpK has product MTETTYVGAVDQGTTGTRFMVFDHAGEVVTTAYRKHEQHYPEPGWVEHDPMEIWENTKAVITTALGQAGVSPDQLEAIGVTNQRETTVLWDAESGKPVHNALVWQDRRTTGRVEALEADGLVEPIREKTGLEADAYFSATKAEWLLENADPIKMERARPDDIRDRAERGEVLFGTIDSWVIYNLTGAHVTDVSNASRTMLYNIHDLAWDDDLLEEFSIPRTMLPEVRPSSDETTYGSTDPDGFLEAEIPVAGALGDQQAALFGQTCFEAGEAKNTYGTGSFFLMNTGAEAVASEHGLLTTIGFQRSGEPVQYALEGSIFITGAAIEWLEDMSLIDDPAETAELARSVDSTDGVYVVPAFTGLGAPHWDQRARGTIVGMTRGTRKEHVIRATLESIAYQTRDVAQAMEADSGIEMASLKVDGGAVKNNFLCQLQADIIGSEIIRPVVDETTALGSAYAAGLAVGYWDDLEELRDNWRVDREFSPEMETATADRRYSRWSEAVERSLGWAVDGDE; this is encoded by the coding sequence GTGACCGAAACAACGTACGTCGGTGCAGTCGATCAGGGAACGACCGGAACGCGGTTTATGGTCTTCGACCACGCCGGAGAAGTCGTCACGACCGCCTACCGGAAACACGAACAGCACTACCCCGAGCCAGGCTGGGTCGAACACGACCCGATGGAGATCTGGGAGAACACGAAAGCGGTGATCACGACGGCTCTCGGACAGGCCGGGGTCAGCCCCGACCAGCTCGAGGCCATCGGCGTCACCAATCAGCGAGAGACGACGGTGCTCTGGGACGCCGAATCCGGCAAACCCGTACACAACGCGCTCGTCTGGCAGGACCGTCGGACGACCGGCCGCGTCGAAGCGCTCGAGGCGGACGGCCTCGTCGAACCGATCCGGGAGAAGACCGGCCTCGAGGCAGACGCCTACTTCTCGGCGACGAAAGCCGAGTGGTTGCTCGAGAACGCCGACCCGATCAAGATGGAACGGGCCCGCCCGGACGACATCCGGGATCGCGCCGAGCGCGGCGAGGTGCTGTTCGGGACGATCGACAGCTGGGTAATCTACAACCTCACCGGGGCACACGTCACCGACGTCTCCAACGCTTCCCGGACGATGCTGTACAACATCCACGACCTCGCGTGGGACGACGACCTGCTCGAGGAGTTTTCTATCCCCCGAACGATGCTTCCCGAGGTGCGCCCCTCGAGCGACGAGACCACCTACGGATCGACCGATCCAGACGGGTTCCTCGAGGCCGAGATTCCGGTAGCGGGTGCGCTCGGCGACCAGCAAGCGGCCCTGTTCGGCCAGACTTGTTTCGAGGCCGGCGAGGCCAAAAACACCTACGGGACGGGTTCGTTCTTTCTCATGAACACTGGCGCGGAGGCCGTCGCTTCCGAACACGGCCTGCTCACCACCATCGGGTTCCAGCGGTCGGGTGAACCCGTCCAGTACGCCCTCGAGGGATCGATCTTCATCACCGGCGCGGCCATCGAGTGGCTCGAGGACATGTCGCTGATCGACGATCCGGCCGAGACCGCAGAACTGGCCCGTAGCGTCGACTCGACCGACGGCGTCTACGTCGTCCCGGCGTTCACCGGCCTCGGCGCACCTCACTGGGATCAACGCGCCCGCGGAACCATCGTTGGCATGACCCGGGGCACCCGCAAGGAGCACGTGATCCGGGCGACCCTCGAGTCGATCGCCTATCAGACCCGCGACGTCGCTCAGGCGATGGAGGCCGACTCGGGCATCGAGATGGCCAGCCTGAAAGTCGACGGCGGTGCGGTCAAGAACAACTTCCTCTGCCAGTTGCAAGCCGACATCATCGGCTCGGAGATCATCCGCCCCGTCGTCGACGAGACGACCGCCCTCGGGTCGGCCTACGCCGCCGGCCTGGCCGTCGGCTACTGGGACGACCTCGAGGAACTGCGGGACAACTGGCGGGTCGACCGCGAGTTCAGCCCCGAGATGGAGACGGCGACTGCCGACCGGCGCTATTCTCGGTGGAGCGAGGCCGTCGAGCGCTCGCTCGGCTGGGCGGTCGACGGGGACGAGTGA
- the glpA gene encoding anaerobic glycerol-3-phosphate dehydrogenase subunit GlpA, which produces MAPSTEVLVIGGGSTGCGIARDLAMRGIDVTLVERGNLTHGTTGRMHGLLHSGGRYAVSDQASATECIEETTILGEIAGHCVEMTGGLFVQRPEDSDEYFKRKLQGCRDCNIPARVVSGREAREIEPALASDVKRAIEVPDGAVDPFRLCVANALDAQRHGARIETHAEVIDLLRDGDDIYGVTVRHDSGPGKRTHRTAGSTEDITAEYVVNAAGAWAGQIGAMADLEVAVRPSKGVMTIMNVRQVDTVINRCRPKGDADIIVPHETTVILGTTDEEVNDPDDYPEEQWEVDAMIDTLSELVPKLAKARTIRSFWGVRPLYEPPGTGTVDPTDITRDFFLLDHANRDGVTGMTSIVGGKLTTYRLMAEKISDHVCSKLGHRAECETAETPLPGSENLEVLESAMDDFGLRSPIARRSRDRLGSRAPDVLETDEPNPVICNCEGVTRAEVRDAIEQSGSDLNAVRIRTRASMGNCQGGFCCHLLANELYPTYDEPTARAAYDELFQERWKGERHALWGEQLSQAMLNYALHATTLNGDGDPARGDDSIDFETFDSGQTDSRQGTIFPDGGTSSTPGATPSTSDDPSHMPGEKDDTPGGDR; this is translated from the coding sequence ATGGCACCCAGTACTGAGGTACTCGTGATTGGCGGGGGGTCGACCGGCTGTGGCATCGCCCGTGACCTGGCGATGCGCGGCATCGACGTCACCCTCGTCGAACGCGGGAACCTCACCCACGGAACGACCGGGCGAATGCACGGCCTGTTACACAGTGGTGGACGGTACGCCGTCTCCGATCAGGCCAGCGCGACGGAGTGTATCGAGGAGACCACGATCCTCGGGGAGATTGCGGGCCACTGCGTCGAGATGACCGGCGGGCTGTTCGTCCAGCGGCCGGAGGACTCTGACGAGTACTTCAAGCGAAAACTCCAGGGCTGTCGGGACTGCAACATCCCTGCCCGCGTCGTGTCGGGCCGGGAGGCGCGCGAGATCGAACCCGCGCTCGCCAGCGACGTCAAACGGGCGATCGAGGTGCCCGATGGCGCCGTCGATCCGTTCAGACTCTGCGTGGCGAACGCCCTCGACGCCCAGCGCCACGGTGCGCGCATCGAAACCCACGCCGAGGTTATCGACCTGCTTCGCGACGGCGACGACATCTACGGCGTCACCGTGCGTCACGATTCGGGGCCCGGGAAACGTACCCACCGAACGGCCGGCTCGACCGAGGACATCACCGCCGAATACGTCGTCAACGCCGCCGGTGCGTGGGCCGGCCAGATCGGCGCGATGGCCGACCTCGAGGTCGCCGTTCGCCCGTCGAAAGGCGTCATGACGATCATGAACGTCCGGCAGGTCGACACGGTGATCAACCGCTGTCGACCCAAGGGCGACGCCGACATCATCGTCCCCCACGAGACGACGGTGATCCTCGGGACGACCGACGAGGAGGTCAATGATCCGGACGACTACCCCGAAGAACAGTGGGAAGTCGATGCGATGATCGACACGCTCTCGGAACTGGTGCCGAAGCTCGCGAAAGCCCGGACGATCCGCTCGTTCTGGGGCGTCCGGCCGCTGTACGAGCCGCCGGGAACCGGCACCGTCGACCCGACCGACATCACGCGGGACTTCTTCCTGCTCGACCATGCCAACCGCGACGGGGTTACCGGGATGACGAGCATCGTCGGCGGCAAGCTGACCACCTACCGTCTGATGGCCGAGAAGATCAGCGACCACGTTTGTTCGAAACTCGGCCATCGGGCGGAGTGTGAAACCGCCGAGACACCGCTCCCCGGCAGCGAGAACCTCGAGGTGCTCGAGTCGGCGATGGACGACTTCGGTCTGCGGTCGCCGATCGCTCGACGGAGCAGGGATCGGCTGGGAAGCCGCGCACCGGACGTCCTCGAGACCGACGAACCCAACCCCGTGATCTGCAACTGCGAGGGCGTCACGCGGGCGGAGGTTCGAGACGCGATCGAGCAGTCGGGCTCCGACCTCAACGCCGTCCGCATCCGCACCCGGGCGTCGATGGGCAACTGCCAGGGCGGGTTTTGCTGTCACCTGCTGGCCAACGAGCTGTACCCAACCTACGACGAGCCGACGGCACGCGCGGCCTACGACGAGCTGTTTCAAGAGCGCTGGAAGGGCGAACGCCACGCCCTCTGGGGCGAACAGCTCTCCCAGGCGATGTTGAACTACGCGCTGCACGCGACGACGCTGAACGGGGATGGCGACCCGGCTCGAGGTGACGACTCGATCGACTTCGAGACGTTCGACAGCGGGCAGACGGACTCGAGGCAAGGAACCATCTTCCCCGACGGTGGCACCTCGTCCACACCTGGTGCCACCCCGTCTACATCTGACGACCCCTCGCACATGCCTGGTGAGAAGGACGATACGCCCGGAGGCGATCGCTAG
- the glpB gene encoding glycerol-3-phosphate dehydrogenase subunit GlpB — translation MAITDDVLVIGGGLAGATAALAAAEHGHRVRLLTYKQSTLRHASGLIDVLGYTLGGDGPLSNPFTALEDLPERHPYSLVGREAVRDALHFFDAVVGDTYAGAHTNVNALVPTSSGSIKPTARYPAAVAPGLASDPRDCLLVGFATLPDFCAPLAADHLLDTGVPFDVRGVTLSFPGIRRDDAKVTRYAHILDRDEGVDIGRGTTSARAALAALVREHLEDEARVGFPPILGDDNHSVVRRDLEERLGVDVFEVPSGPPSLPGMRLEDRLYEALEAAGVRVTTGVPVVGYEATDGRIEHVLVDRKGQDVPYQAGEYVLATGGLVGKGVRSDRDRVYEPIFDCHVDHAPDRYDWFDGDAFGDHPFASFGVTVDDDLRPLTADGGLEFENVRAAGGVLSGYDFAAEKSGSGVSLATGFVAGDRAGAEVSR, via the coding sequence ATGGCCATCACCGACGACGTCCTCGTCATCGGCGGCGGGCTCGCTGGGGCGACCGCCGCCCTCGCCGCGGCTGAACACGGCCACCGCGTCCGCCTGCTAACGTACAAACAGAGCACGCTCCGCCACGCCAGCGGGCTGATCGACGTGCTCGGCTACACCCTTGGGGGCGACGGGCCGCTGTCGAATCCGTTCACCGCCCTCGAGGATCTTCCAGAACGCCACCCGTACAGCCTGGTCGGGCGGGAGGCCGTTCGCGACGCGCTGCACTTCTTCGACGCTGTCGTCGGCGACACTTACGCCGGCGCGCACACGAACGTGAACGCACTCGTGCCCACGAGTAGCGGCTCGATCAAGCCGACAGCCCGCTACCCCGCCGCCGTCGCACCAGGGCTGGCGAGCGATCCTCGAGACTGCCTGCTCGTTGGCTTTGCGACCCTGCCGGACTTCTGCGCCCCGCTCGCCGCCGACCATCTCCTGGATACTGGCGTCCCGTTCGACGTTCGTGGCGTCACGCTGTCGTTCCCCGGCATCCGGCGTGACGATGCGAAGGTGACCCGGTACGCACACATTCTCGACCGCGACGAGGGCGTCGACATCGGCCGCGGGACGACCTCCGCTCGCGCCGCGCTGGCCGCGCTCGTCCGTGAACACCTCGAGGACGAAGCCCGCGTCGGGTTCCCGCCGATCCTCGGCGACGACAATCATTCGGTGGTTCGGCGCGACCTGGAGGAACGCCTCGGCGTCGACGTCTTCGAAGTCCCCTCCGGGCCGCCGAGTCTCCCCGGAATGCGCCTCGAGGATCGCCTGTATGAGGCGCTCGAGGCCGCCGGGGTTCGCGTGACCACCGGCGTTCCGGTCGTCGGCTACGAGGCCACAGACGGTCGAATCGAACACGTCCTTGTCGACCGGAAGGGACAGGACGTCCCGTACCAGGCAGGGGAGTACGTCCTCGCGACCGGCGGACTCGTCGGCAAGGGCGTTCGATCCGACCGCGACCGGGTGTACGAACCGATTTTCGACTGTCACGTCGACCACGCACCGGATCGGTACGACTGGTTCGACGGCGACGCCTTCGGCGACCATCCGTTCGCCAGCTTCGGGGTGACCGTAGACGACGACCTGCGGCCGCTCACTGCCGACGGGGGTCTCGAGTTCGAGAACGTGCGGGCGGCCGGCGGCGTCCTCTCGGGCTACGACTTCGCCGCCGAGAAATCGGGCAGCGGCGTCTCGCTGGCGACCGGATTCGTCGCCGGCGACCGCGCTGGTGCGGAGGTGAGTCGATGA
- a CDS encoding anaerobic glycerol-3-phosphate dehydrogenase subunit C: MSDTAHPPDDQVPEDEDEDEFEPIQVFSEPTAMDLRPGADNCYKCSTCDTNCPVAEVDDEFPGPKFQGPEQWRLKRQDDTDIDDSIMKCSNCMRCDDACPSEVPLSQMHNTARGEYVDTHMSKRSIEYWRNRLLSNYRLMAHLGSKVPRLTNFVMGLRVTKLFNEKVLGITSEREFPEFATETFRQWWRTRGGARVTNPDKRIAYFHGCYSNYNTPEVGKALVRVFEHFGYEVLVPDQRCSGTPMYANGMLGDARRAAETNVPELAAAIDDGADVIASCTSCSMSLRQEYPELFDLENVETVSDNTWDALEYLRVHEDLENALEGTAVDHPDVAYHAPCHARNQGLDGQAVEVLSAIDGIDAHDVGDSCSGISGTYGWKDENYETSMAIGEEMFEHMLASEADTGLTECPTCSMQMEHGTGYSISHPLEILAEALVGDASEAGAA, from the coding sequence ATGAGCGACACAGCACACCCACCCGACGATCAGGTACCAGAGGACGAGGACGAGGACGAGTTCGAGCCGATTCAGGTGTTCTCGGAGCCGACGGCGATGGATCTCCGACCCGGCGCCGACAACTGTTATAAGTGCTCGACGTGCGACACGAACTGCCCGGTCGCCGAGGTTGACGACGAATTCCCCGGGCCGAAGTTCCAAGGGCCCGAACAGTGGCGGCTCAAACGCCAGGACGATACCGACATCGACGACTCGATCATGAAGTGTTCGAACTGCATGCGCTGCGACGACGCCTGCCCATCGGAGGTTCCCCTCTCCCAGATGCACAACACGGCCCGCGGGGAGTACGTCGACACCCACATGAGCAAGCGTTCGATCGAATACTGGCGCAACCGGTTGCTCTCGAACTACCGACTCATGGCACACCTCGGGAGCAAGGTGCCCCGTCTGACGAACTTCGTCATGGGGCTCCGGGTAACGAAACTGTTCAACGAGAAGGTGCTGGGGATTACGAGCGAACGTGAATTCCCCGAGTTCGCCACCGAAACCTTCCGCCAGTGGTGGCGAACACGCGGCGGTGCAAGGGTTACGAACCCGGACAAGCGCATCGCGTACTTCCACGGCTGTTACTCGAACTACAACACCCCCGAGGTCGGCAAAGCCCTCGTCAGGGTCTTCGAACACTTCGGCTACGAGGTACTCGTTCCCGACCAGCGCTGCTCTGGCACGCCAATGTACGCGAACGGAATGCTCGGAGACGCGCGCCGGGCCGCCGAGACGAACGTGCCCGAACTCGCCGCCGCCATCGACGACGGCGCCGACGTGATCGCCTCCTGTACCTCCTGTTCGATGTCGCTTCGCCAGGAGTACCCCGAACTGTTCGACCTCGAGAACGTCGAAACCGTCTCGGACAACACCTGGGACGCCCTCGAGTACCTCCGCGTCCACGAGGATCTCGAGAACGCGCTCGAGGGAACTGCGGTCGACCACCCGGACGTCGCCTACCACGCCCCGTGTCACGCCCGCAACCAGGGTCTCGACGGACAGGCCGTGGAAGTGCTCTCGGCCATCGACGGCATCGACGCCCACGACGTCGGTGACTCCTGTTCGGGCATCTCGGGTACCTACGGCTGGAAGGACGAGAACTACGAGACCTCGATGGCCATCGGCGAGGAGATGTTCGAGCACATGCTAGCCAGCGAAGCCGACACGGGGCTCACCGAGTGTCCGACCTGCTCGATGCAGATGGAACACGGCACCGGGTACTCGATCAGTCACCCGCTCGAGATCCTTGCGGAGGCGCTCGTCGGCGACGCTTCCGAGGCGGGGGCCGCCTGA
- a CDS encoding Cdc6/Cdc18 family protein produces the protein MNLEERIARRHTASGRAGLLLDRNALSPTVHLPTPIGRGTELERLLDAVEPVFAGELPAPFAVAGPPGSGTSAIVTALFDALTAELAGNRQAIGTTTRAGTDTGEPTTWFVTVDARRVTSAFAFYRAVLSTISAEPVPTSGVGTAALRERMRQRLESPDNQVVIAIDHHDEPETLTANRVSTLLDAVTDSTTVVPVGQRVPDDWGHPVVDIPAYRHHELVDILSERASAGLTGGALDHQTIRSLAAWADGNAHDALSALFNGAILASESGEETIESASLERAKADVPTDCVHVDRALALPETRQQVLCALVGLGSTGGRERERLPERPIRDLATEIADRGDLAAGTVKRLLYELAEHGLLERIPLESSGSGRQPSTLEPRFPTIAFRALTTVQPS, from the coding sequence ATGAATCTCGAGGAGCGCATCGCCCGGCGACACACGGCCAGCGGTCGGGCGGGTCTCCTCCTCGACAGGAACGCACTCAGTCCGACCGTCCACTTGCCGACGCCGATCGGCCGCGGGACGGAACTCGAGCGCCTCCTCGACGCCGTCGAACCCGTGTTCGCTGGAGAGTTGCCTGCCCCGTTCGCTGTGGCCGGCCCACCTGGATCAGGAACGTCTGCTATCGTGACTGCGCTGTTCGACGCGCTCACGGCTGAACTGGCAGGCAATCGCCAGGCCATCGGGACGACAACACGCGCTGGAACCGATACCGGCGAGCCGACGACCTGGTTCGTGACCGTCGACGCCCGGCGGGTGACCAGCGCCTTCGCGTTCTATCGGGCAGTCCTCTCGACGATTTCCGCCGAACCGGTTCCAACGAGTGGGGTCGGAACGGCTGCTCTTCGAGAACGCATGAGACAACGACTCGAGTCCCCGGACAATCAGGTCGTCATCGCAATCGACCACCACGACGAACCCGAGACGCTCACAGCCAACAGAGTGTCGACCCTGCTCGATGCCGTCACCGACAGCACCACGGTCGTCCCGGTAGGTCAGCGCGTCCCCGACGACTGGGGACACCCCGTCGTCGACATCCCGGCCTATCGCCACCACGAACTCGTCGACATCCTCTCCGAACGGGCCTCCGCCGGCCTGACTGGGGGCGCACTCGACCACCAGACGATCCGCTCGCTCGCCGCCTGGGCCGACGGCAACGCCCACGACGCCCTGTCGGCCCTGTTCAATGGCGCGATCCTGGCCAGCGAGTCAGGTGAGGAAACGATCGAGTCGGCGTCACTCGAGCGAGCCAAAGCCGACGTCCCGACAGACTGCGTCCACGTCGACAGGGCGCTGGCGTTGCCGGAAACCCGCCAGCAGGTGCTCTGTGCGCTGGTCGGGCTCGGATCGACGGGTGGACGTGAACGAGAGCGACTGCCGGAACGCCCGATCCGTGACCTCGCCACCGAGATCGCCGATCGCGGCGATCTCGCCGCCGGTACGGTCAAACGATTGTTGTACGAACTCGCCGAGCACGGGCTACTCGAGCGGATTCCACTCGAGTCCTCCGGCAGTGGTCGACAACCGAGTACGCTCGAGCCGCGATTTCCGACGATTGCGTTTCGGGCGCTGACGACTGTCCAACCGTCTTAA
- a CDS encoding oligosaccharyl transferase, archaeosortase A system-associated: MSTDTERVESETTVSTLETLERWYHVPVLGLVMLFMLWTRLQSYDRVAMADGEPRLSAVDSWYHWRTVQWTAENYPYTMPFDIWTSFPTGRYVGQFGTLFDQLIVTAAMIVGLGSPSTETLYTVAIVAVPVMAALVALPVFFIGRRLGGTLGGLVAVVVLALSRGQFLSRSTVGQLQHHVAEVLFMAIAVLAMMVALRVAEQDRPIWELVEARDWDTLRRPTIYSALAGFATGLYIWVWPPGVVLVGIFGTFFVVSLCVQYLRGRSPDHLAFVAAVSMGVTTIMTLALLEEPGSSPTSFSYIQPLTAGVVAIGAVFMAWLARQWDGRSLQREYYPAAIVGIMGASLLVMAVVLPDIFNTILDNLYRRLIPFGATATDATISEAQRPDNFANHVFNEFGAAFFTMLGGLAFLLIRPLFGREWRTEYTLIVVWTLFLTSMAATQIRFAYYLVLAVAVLNAVFVADIARLLQIDFHGSAQQIREIETYQVIAIFLVVMMLFMPLLPPIAGPGATAWDRGAAANPSGDAVVWDESTQWMLESTPESGNWAGAGNQSQLEYYGTYEYPDDGDYDYPVGAYGVMSWWDYGHLITTNAERMPHSNPFQSNARSSSWYLLAQEEAHGEAILDGVAADVPVVNRPLEQIEADLEGESGHEEIRYVMIDDQMAGGKFSAITEWTETEYEQYAESDMANVEGQELEVSTTNEQYRNTMLASLYLDDAEGMEHYRLVHESNWFSIVGSEIHVLPNGQAFDITVSSERFGAPTGYNEQIQNIDAMLEGASAANEATLFQQNYQIEGMLTTQYVYNAEVVSSVKTFERVDGATISGIVDGEVGDADRVYAQVELETNAGRTFTYTQQAEVNEDGTYELTVPYATDNTLGPDDGYADSAVTATDNAEYEVFVGTPEDGEIEREYLGTTDVPETAVVDGETIELVLEPGDGEVVPDPDAEPEPPEADPDANDEGVGEEDGETDADDANDSDDETENANDNETDNNTTDARTPMIALEPTR, translated from the coding sequence ATGAGTACGGACACTGAGCGCGTCGAGAGCGAAACGACCGTCTCGACGCTCGAGACACTCGAGCGGTGGTATCACGTGCCCGTGCTTGGGCTCGTGATGCTCTTCATGCTGTGGACGCGGCTCCAATCGTACGACCGAGTTGCGATGGCCGACGGCGAACCCAGGCTGTCTGCCGTCGACTCGTGGTATCATTGGCGAACGGTACAGTGGACGGCCGAGAACTATCCGTACACGATGCCGTTCGACATCTGGACGTCGTTCCCCACCGGCCGGTACGTTGGCCAGTTTGGCACCCTGTTCGATCAGCTAATCGTCACCGCAGCGATGATCGTCGGTCTCGGCTCCCCGTCGACAGAGACGTTGTACACTGTCGCCATCGTCGCCGTTCCAGTAATGGCCGCTCTCGTTGCACTCCCCGTCTTCTTCATTGGACGTCGTCTCGGGGGGACGCTCGGCGGACTCGTCGCGGTCGTCGTCCTCGCACTCTCCCGCGGCCAGTTCCTCTCGCGCTCGACCGTCGGCCAACTCCAGCACCACGTTGCTGAGGTGCTGTTCATGGCGATCGCCGTCCTCGCGATGATGGTTGCCCTTCGCGTCGCCGAACAGGATCGACCGATCTGGGAGCTCGTCGAGGCTCGAGACTGGGACACTCTTCGCCGACCGACAATCTACAGCGCACTCGCCGGGTTCGCAACCGGTCTCTACATCTGGGTCTGGCCCCCGGGCGTCGTCCTCGTCGGGATCTTTGGAACCTTCTTCGTCGTCAGCCTCTGTGTGCAGTACCTCCGCGGACGCTCACCCGATCACCTCGCGTTCGTCGCTGCGGTCAGCATGGGCGTCACGACGATCATGACGCTGGCGCTTCTCGAGGAGCCCGGTTCGAGTCCCACGAGTTTTAGCTACATCCAGCCGCTGACGGCGGGAGTCGTCGCCATTGGTGCAGTGTTTATGGCCTGGCTGGCACGCCAGTGGGACGGCCGCTCACTCCAGCGGGAGTACTACCCGGCTGCAATCGTCGGGATCATGGGTGCATCGTTGCTGGTTATGGCGGTCGTGCTGCCTGACATCTTCAACACGATTCTCGATAACCTCTACCGGCGACTGATCCCGTTCGGCGCAACGGCAACCGACGCAACCATCTCCGAAGCCCAGCGCCCCGACAACTTCGCCAACCACGTCTTCAACGAGTTCGGTGCCGCCTTCTTCACCATGCTCGGCGGCCTCGCATTCCTCCTCATTCGCCCGCTGTTCGGCCGTGAGTGGCGCACCGAGTACACCCTGATCGTCGTCTGGACGCTGTTCCTGACGAGTATGGCGGCAACGCAGATCCGGTTCGCCTACTACCTCGTGCTCGCGGTCGCCGTGCTGAACGCCGTCTTCGTCGCCGACATCGCTCGCTTGCTCCAGATCGACTTTCACGGTAGTGCCCAGCAGATACGGGAGATCGAGACCTACCAGGTAATCGCGATCTTCCTCGTCGTGATGATGCTGTTTATGCCGCTACTGCCACCGATCGCCGGCCCCGGTGCCACCGCCTGGGATCGCGGTGCCGCCGCGAACCCGAGCGGTGACGCGGTCGTCTGGGACGAATCCACCCAGTGGATGCTCGAGAGCACGCCCGAATCCGGTAACTGGGCCGGAGCGGGCAACCAGAGCCAGCTCGAGTACTACGGCACCTACGAGTACCCCGATGACGGTGACTACGACTACCCGGTCGGCGCCTACGGCGTGATGTCCTGGTGGGACTACGGCCACCTGATCACGACGAACGCCGAGCGGATGCCCCACTCGAACCCGTTCCAGTCGAACGCGCGCTCGTCGTCGTGGTACTTACTCGCCCAGGAGGAAGCCCACGGTGAGGCGATCCTCGACGGCGTTGCGGCCGACGTGCCGGTCGTCAACCGCCCGCTCGAGCAGATCGAAGCCGACCTCGAAGGCGAGTCAGGCCACGAGGAGATTCGGTACGTGATGATCGACGACCAGATGGCCGGTGGCAAATTCAGCGCGATCACGGAGTGGACCGAAACCGAGTATGAACAGTACGCCGAGAGCGACATGGCGAACGTCGAGGGCCAGGAGCTCGAGGTGTCGACGACAAACGAGCAGTACCGAAACACGATGCTCGCATCGCTGTACCTCGACGATGCCGAGGGAATGGAACACTACCGGCTGGTTCACGAGTCGAACTGGTTCTCGATCGTCGGCTCGGAGATCCACGTCCTGCCGAACGGCCAGGCCTTCGACATCACGGTCAGCTCGGAGCGCTTCGGTGCGCCGACCGGCTACAACGAGCAGATCCAAAACATCGACGCCATGCTCGAAGGCGCGAGTGCGGCCAACGAGGCAACGCTGTTCCAGCAAAACTACCAGATAGAGGGGATGCTTACCACCCAGTACGTGTACAACGCGGAGGTCGTCTCCTCGGTCAAAACGTTCGAGCGCGTCGACGGCGCGACGATCAGCGGTATCGTCGACGGTGAAGTTGGAGACGCCGACCGCGTGTACGCGCAGGTCGAACTCGAGACGAACGCCGGGCGAACGTTCACCTACACCCAGCAAGCCGAGGTGAACGAGGACGGCACCTACGAGCTGACCGTGCCTTACGCCACGGACAACACGCTCGGGCCGGACGATGGGTACGCGGACAGCGCCGTGACTGCCACCGATAACGCCGAGTACGAGGTGTTCGTCGGAACGCCCGAGGATGGCGAGATCGAACGCGAGTATCTCGGCACGACCGACGTACCGGAGACGGCCGTCGTCGACGGCGAGACGATCGAGTTGGTTCTCGAGCCGGGTGACGGCGAGGTCGTACCGGATCCTGATGCCGAACCCGAACCGCCGGAAGCCGACCCGGATGCGAATGATGAGGGTGTCGGCGAAGAGGACGGCGAGACGGATGCTGACGACGCGAACGACAGCGATGACGAAACCGAAAACGCGAACGATAACGAGACAGACAACAATACGACGGATGCGAGAACGCCGATGATCGCCCTCGAGCCGACTCGCTAG